In the genome of Xanthocytophaga agilis, the window TGATGCAGATCAGCAAGGGTGTGTATCAGATGCGTATGAGGCTCTCGCTCCAACTCTTCAACAGTATATGCACCAGTAGTTACACCTATTACCCATCCACACCCAGCAGAATCTCCCTGCTGCATATCAGATGCGGTATCTCCTACTTTTGCTACTTGTTTGCTATCCTGCACATGAGTCAGCTCCATAGCTTTAAATATCATATCAGGAAAAGGTCTGCCATTCTCAACTTCATCACTAGTCACACTATTGTCTATCAGGTTCTTTGCTCTCCATAACAATCTTTCAAGAATAGCATCAGTAATCTGACGATCAAATCCTGTATCTACTACCACTTTGACATTATGCCTTTTTAGCAAGGCAAATGTCTCACTTGCACCTTCTTTTTCTTTCACATCCGGACTATTCTGATAATAGTCTGTCATATCCTCTACAAAACGTTGATGAATCTGATCTATCAACTCTTCTGTGATCACTGAAGGGCTTGCATGACGTTCCAGTAATTGTCGGATAGCTACAGGTTTGGGTAAACCCATGAGTTCATTGGCATCTTCAAACGGAATAGCGACCCCATAATCTGCCAATGCTTTTTGTAAGAAATAAGGTACTTTATCTGCACCATCGACAGTGGTTCCTGCCAGATCAAATACAATCAGTTGTGGTAACATAGAATAGTAAAATTAGTGTTTACCTAATGTTTTCAGATAACCAATCAATTCTTCAGGACGATCTGTCTGTAAGGCTGTAATACCCATATCTATTGCTTTCTGCCATTGCTCAGGCTTCTCATCAGGATTTTGAATATCAGGCCACACTTTGATACCCTGTTTTGTAAGAAAAGCCACATTCTCTTTGGTGTAAAACAATACAGATCCGTCCAGAATATCTACCGGATTTTTTACAATCCATTGTTTTAACTCATCATAACTAGTTATAGAATCTGGCATACTGACCATTACAGGTACAGAAGACATTGTTTTCTTCCAATCTTGGACTTCTTCAGGCTCTGTATATACGATAACAGAACCAAGCATTTTGTATTTGTTTAGTAGACTCTTAACCTGTTCCGGCTTGACATCTTTGCAATCCAGATAAAGATTTATTTTTCCCCGAGCTTCTTTTAGAATTTCTTCAAATGTAGGAGGGCTCTGATTAAAAGGATCATTTTTCAGCTTTAAAGCTTTAAACTGAGCCAAAGTCATCTCTGCTATTTTGGCTTCACCATTTGTAGTTCGATGTACGGATGCATCATGCATAATTACCAGATATCCATCTTTTGTAGTGCGAATATCTATTTCAACATAATCAGCCCCAACCCGTATTGCTTCCTGTAAACTTTGAATGGAATTTTCAGGGGCATTCACATGATTTCCACGATGTGCAATTACAATAAAGGGATAACGGGTAGAAGGAAATACGACCGATTTATGTTTTTCAGGAAAGCCATTACACCCAAAGACTGTAAGAGTGACCAGATATGCAATTAACACATTCCAAAGAGTAATGATAGAACAAGTTATGTGATAATATTTCATTTCTGAAAAAGTAGTATAAGAGAATAATGAGCATCTCTACAAAACAGATGTAGAAATGCTCATAAAAGAATTTACAAGAGGAAAATTATTTTAACAACCACATAGCAGTGTTTATATCATCTGTTCCTCCAAATTGAGATTGTAGCGCTGTATTGAGATTCCCTTCATTTGTTGTTTGTTCGGAGGTTGGGTACTGCCATCTTTTGGGAATGCGGGCACTATTACCTGTGCCTACTCCTGTTAAGAAAGCAGGTATACCTGTCCTTCTTTGGTTATAGAATGCTTCAAAACCTGAGTTCTGAAAAAATGATAGATATTTCTGTGTAAGAATTTGGGTTAATCCGTCTGTGTTATTACCCTTATATTTGACAGTAATCTGGTTTAAATAATTGGTTACTGAAGTAGTCACAGAACCTAGTTCATTTTTATTCTGGTCAGCTACAGTAATTGATCCCTCATCTGTAATATCATAAAACTTCATAGAAGCCTTGATACCTTTTACATAGAATTCCTCTGCATCACCGCTTATCCACCCTCTGTTAATCGCTTCTGCAATGTTGAAACACATTTCAGAATAGCCTATAATGATTCCGGGCTCACCTGTGTAGTTACTGTAATATCTCAAACGGTTAA includes:
- a CDS encoding HAD hydrolase-like protein; amino-acid sequence: MLPQLIVFDLAGTTVDGADKVPYFLQKALADYGVAIPFEDANELMGLPKPVAIRQLLERHASPSVITEELIDQIHQRFVEDMTDYYQNSPDVKEKEGASETFALLKRHNVKVVVDTGFDRQITDAILERLLWRAKNLIDNSVTSDEVENGRPFPDMIFKAMELTHVQDSKQVAKVGDTASDMQQGDSAGCGWVIGVTTGAYTVEELEREPHTHLIHTLADLHQIFSLS
- a CDS encoding glycerophosphodiester phosphodiesterase family protein, producing MKYYHITCSIITLWNVLIAYLVTLTVFGCNGFPEKHKSVVFPSTRYPFIVIAHRGNHVNAPENSIQSLQEAIRVGADYVEIDIRTTKDGYLVIMHDASVHRTTNGEAKIAEMTLAQFKALKLKNDPFNQSPPTFEEILKEARGKINLYLDCKDVKPEQVKSLLNKYKMLGSVIVYTEPEEVQDWKKTMSSVPVMVSMPDSITSYDELKQWIVKNPVDILDGSVLFYTKENVAFLTKQGIKVWPDIQNPDEKPEQWQKAIDMGITALQTDRPEELIGYLKTLGKH